TACACGACCGACATGCTGATCCAGGCCGGGCGCAAGCGCCTGTCGATCCTCAGCGTGCCGATCCGCACCAATGCAACGCTGCGCCCGTCGCGCCTGTTCAAATCGATCCCGCGCTTCATCGTCAACACCGGTATCACGATGGCGCGCGCCTATACGACCTATAACCCGCTACGTGCCTTCGTCGGGCTCGGGCTGGCAATCGCGTTCGTGGGTGTTGTTCCGATCGTGCGTTTCCTGATCTTTTTCCTGCAGGGCGGGGGCGACGGGCATGTCCAGTCGCTGGTGATCGGCGGCGCGTTGCTGGTGCTTGGCGCGATGGTTGCGGTGATGGGCCTGCTCGCCGACCTGATCGCCGCGAACCGCAAGCTGATCGAAGCCGGGCTTATCCGCCTTCACAAGATCGAGGCGCATCTGGACGCCGCGAACGGAGGCGCTGCCGATCCGGTTGCCGACGAGGCTCACGGGAAGCGCCGGGCCGAACGCTGACTATGGCATCGGTGGCGCAGCGGCGAGATATCGCGACGCGATTGCTTCGCCCGACGGCGGTGCAGATCCTGTGCACGATGCTGGCTCTGGTGCTGCTGCTTCAGGTCGAGCTCGTTTATGCCAAAAGCGTGAACTGGGACGAATTTTTCCATTTCAGCCAGATCCACCAGCATCTGCTCGGGCGTCCGGCGCCATGGCTGCAGGCGCCATTTGTCGCGCTGTTTTTCTGGGTTCCCGCGCTCCCCGGGGATAATATCGACCATATCCAGCTGATCCGGCTTCTCATCCTTCCTTTCGAAATCGCGACGATCGCGGCGATCGCGGGAATGGCGAGCCGCTTTACCGACCGCGAAACGGCGCTGCTTTGCGGGTTGATATACGCGACCGGCGGCTATGTGTTCCTGCACGCCTTCGCGCTGCGGGCCGACATGATCGCGGCCGCCCTGCTGATGGGGGCATTGTGGCTGACCCTCTGCCGCCCGCTGCGCGGCAGGGAAATCGCGCTGATCCTGCTTCTTGTCGGACTGGCCTTCTTTTCCACGATCAAAGCGGTGCTTTACGCGCCCGCCTTTCTGGGCGTCCTGCTGTTCCGGCTGGAGAAGCCCGGTCATCGCCGGGTGTTGGCGAGCGCGGCGATGCTGGTCGCGCTGGCAGGCGTGACGCTGCTCTGGCTGGCACCCCATCTGCCGGCGACCGGGCCGGTCGGCGTTTTGCGCGACGTCGGTGATCTTGGTCGCGCTTCGATCGACCGGATGTTTTCGGGGGGTGTCTTTCCGCAAGGGGCCTGGCTCCTGTTGCAGATCGTCTTTGCGCCGCTGCTGTCGGTCGCCATTCTCGCTACGGTCCTTTACGCCTGTTGGCCCGGCCGCGGCTGGACGGAGCGCATTCTCTTGCTCTCCCTTCTGGCGCCGCTCGCGACGGTCGCCGTCTATCGCAATGCCTTCCCCTATCACTTCGCCTTCATCCTGCCCCCCGCCGTTGTTGCCGTCGCGCCCGTGGTGGGCTGGCTCCGGCAGCGTTACGGCGTCGTTGCCGTGGCTTTCCTTCCGCTCGCCGGCGCGCTGCTGCTGTCGTTCGGGCAGGAT
This genomic interval from Sphingopyxis chilensis contains the following:
- a CDS encoding ArnT family glycosyltransferase, whose amino-acid sequence is MLRPTAVQILCTMLALVLLLQVELVYAKSVNWDEFFHFSQIHQHLLGRPAPWLQAPFVALFFWVPALPGDNIDHIQLIRLLILPFEIATIAAIAGMASRFTDRETALLCGLIYATGGYVFLHAFALRADMIAAALLMGALWLTLCRPLRGREIALILLLVGLAFFSTIKAVLYAPAFLGVLLFRLEKPGHRRVLASAAMLVALAGVTLLWLAPHLPATGPVGVLRDVGDLGRASIDRMFSGGVFPQGAWLLLQIVFAPLLSVAILATVLYACWPGRGWTERILLLSLLAPLATVAVYRNAFPYHFAFILPPAVVAVAPVVGWLRQRYGVVAVAFLPLAGALLLSFGQDRDVLPRQRAILTGIQTIFPAPVTYIDNSGMAGNFPRAVNHFASGWGLENYYRAGEPIYSAALKAEPVPMLLANNVVLRGLFHDTSFDGRFLPEDDRILRENYIPHWGRLFVAGKVIAPGERPIAVEIAVPGRYTVEGGSIDIDGKHHPAGSLVTLARGMHSVAGPRGVDVTLRWGDDLDRPAFAWPSGPIFTEY